The genomic segment TAACACAGTAAAACTAGAAATGGACAGCGAGTAATTCAGTTAGCAATCCTGTGTGAAAGCACTGTTAGCGAGAAGCTACGCAAAAAATATAAGAAGGCCACAAATGTTAAAACATATGATAAAGTTAAACCCGATTCCTTCATAGACGACGTCAGTCCATTTTACCATATGCACATCGTAAGAGCATACAACAGGTAAGAGGTGCTGGGTGGTGAACTTAATCCTGAACTGAAATTATTTTGATCTTATTAAACCAGTTATGATGCAGAGCCACTAACTATGTAGCATTTAAAACTAACTGCAGTATTATAATAAATGTTCATTTACATTAAGAATTATATGGCTGTGTCATACAGACTTGTTTGTGAACATGTTTTCGTAGCAGTTGTAACCTTGTACGACACCTTGCTACAATATAACATCTATACAAACGTACtgtcccaacacacctgatccagcccGGAGACCCATCAATGTCCATGACTGGAATTCAAAAACTACTGTTCTTTAAAtagcacaaataaaacacattttatgtaaaatgtacaaTGTATAAAACACAgtagaaatgaaggaaaaaaacaaaaaaaacaaaaaaaaaaatgtaaatgcctAGTAAAGAAGTCTGGAGACTGTAGAGCTGGGAGGAAATACTGATTATGGACTACAGATGtggtcattttattgttttaaagtttattgtttatctgtttaaatGTGAAAGTACAACTCTAGTATTTCACCCATTGAGCATGTGTTTCTGAGTCCCTACTCGTTTCATCTGTCTGCtgtcacactgagcacatggtGTTTGTTTACTAATATACTGAGTTTCAGCCTTACTACCAGCTCTTTTCATTTGCACATCAGGTGGGTTCATTTGACTATTAGAAAAGAATGATAACAGCAGATTTggtgttttaaaatgtgaaattctcCGAAACGTGCTATTGTTGCTGCTGTATGCATGGACAAGCATTTGCCTGTATGACAATTTAAGGTTTATGACATTAAATTGTCAAATTGTTTGTTTCAGCTTATAAGTCCTACTTGCTGGGAACTGACTGGTGTTCCGTATTCTGTCTGAACTTTCTgtagagcacaaacaaaacagcgcCCCCGACAGCGATGAGGCAGACGATAACAATTACGGCTATGCTTCCACCAGAAAGACCTCCACCTGCAAAAAATAGTGATAATTAATTAGTGAAATAGAAATTACTCATTTAATGTACATTCCTCATGTTGCCATACAAGGTGTTGCATTTATCTATTAATTAAAAAGTTCCATACATAAAGCATTAAACCATCACAACACCGaagaatttaaatttttttaccTTCCACACATTTCTGGAGGTCGAACTGCGTGCTCTTACTGCTCACTTCATTCGTTACAGTGCAGAAATAGAGAATGTTCGGGCCAAGTTGGGAGATGGTAATTGTCGGTCCACTTCTGTTAAAGCCGTTGGGTCCACTCCATGTAACGTTTCCCGGAATTTGAGAGGACCGTGAGCAGAGAAGTACGAATCCTTCtccttcatcagatttcttacAGGTCACGGTCGGCTCTGTAACTGGATCTGAAGATAAATGTGTCCTTTTAAGTCAATAATTCTTCAAGCACCTTTTAAAACGTTACAATAGCAAT from the Pygocentrus nattereri isolate fPygNat1 chromosome 6, fPygNat1.pri, whole genome shotgun sequence genome contains:
- the LOC108435178 gene encoding uncharacterized protein LOC108435178 — protein: MVDMGKSRRALRIFVLFVLFSVGPIFCVEVAVETGKNHTFKSSASGKIETILWKFSKNKVVEFEGGDPMWYRFESRADLDTKTGDLTLKQLSKEDNGHYQSEIQVDGKLQYSDHVIKVMDPVTEPTVTCKKSDEGEGFVLLCSRSSQIPGNVTWSGPNGFNRSGPTITISQLGPNILYFCTVTNEVSSKSTQFDLQKCVEGGGLSGGSIAVIVIVCLIAVGGAVLFVLYRKFRQNTEHQSVPSK